From a single Solirubrobacterales bacterium genomic region:
- a CDS encoding class I tRNA ligase family protein yields FATAFGLPIVEVVSPDGRLHDALETAYVDDGVNVRSGEFDGLATPAAKGAVVRRLEALGHGRGTVSYRLRDWVFSRQRYWGEPIPIYFPVELADPTGDPRRGAAHTIRYDQPLAVDESELPLRLPELADYNPGEDPAGPLARVADWRFFQRDGRWFARETNTMPQWAGSCWYYLRFLDPADDDKPWAMDAYDAWMPVDLYIGGAEHAVLHLLYARFWHKALFDLGHVRHPEPFMKLVHQGTILGEDNERMSKSRGNVVNPDDIVREYGADALRLYEMFMGPLEAVKPWQTSQIQGVVRFRDRLYAVCRQPLVEAMDDTTRRMLHQTIKKVSTDIDALAFNTAISALMVFVNHLARLSAMPREAVRALVLLVSPFAPHVAEELWRHLGHAASIAYEPWPAWDEALAVDDVIELPVQVNGKVRGRVHLARDASEADARAAALAADGIEARLAGQAVRKFVYVPGQVVNFVVA; encoded by the coding sequence GTTCGCGACCGCCTTCGGTCTTCCGATCGTCGAGGTCGTGAGCCCGGACGGGCGACTGCACGACGCGCTCGAGACCGCGTACGTCGACGACGGCGTCAACGTCCGCAGCGGCGAGTTCGACGGCCTGGCGACGCCCGCCGCCAAGGGCGCGGTCGTCCGCCGGCTGGAGGCGCTCGGCCACGGCCGCGGCACGGTCAGCTATCGGCTGCGCGACTGGGTCTTCTCGCGTCAGCGCTACTGGGGCGAGCCCATCCCGATCTACTTTCCGGTCGAGCTCGCGGACCCGACCGGCGACCCTCGGCGAGGGGCCGCGCACACGATTCGCTACGACCAGCCGCTCGCGGTCGACGAGTCCGAGCTGCCGCTGCGCCTGCCCGAGCTCGCTGACTACAACCCGGGCGAGGACCCAGCCGGTCCGCTCGCGCGCGTCGCCGACTGGCGCTTCTTCCAACGCGACGGTCGCTGGTTCGCCCGCGAGACCAACACCATGCCGCAATGGGCGGGCTCGTGCTGGTACTACCTGCGGTTTCTCGACCCGGCCGACGACGACAAGCCCTGGGCGATGGACGCGTACGACGCGTGGATGCCCGTCGATCTCTACATCGGCGGCGCCGAGCACGCGGTGCTCCACCTCCTCTACGCCCGCTTCTGGCACAAGGCCCTCTTCGATCTCGGTCACGTCCGGCACCCCGAGCCGTTCATGAAGCTCGTACACCAGGGCACGATCCTGGGCGAGGACAACGAGCGGATGTCGAAGTCACGCGGAAACGTCGTGAATCCCGACGACATCGTCCGCGAGTATGGCGCCGACGCCCTTCGACTCTACGAGATGTTCATGGGGCCGCTCGAGGCCGTGAAGCCGTGGCAGACTTCGCAGATCCAGGGCGTGGTGCGCTTCCGCGACCGGCTTTACGCGGTCTGTCGCCAGCCTCTCGTCGAGGCGATGGACGACACCACGCGCCGGATGCTCCACCAGACCATCAAGAAGGTCAGCACCGACATCGACGCGCTGGCCTTCAATACGGCCATCTCGGCCCTCATGGTCTTCGTGAACCACCTCGCCCGTCTCTCCGCGATGCCGCGAGAGGCGGTGCGGGCGCTCGTCCTGCTCGTCTCGCCGTTCGCGCCGCACGTCGCCGAGGAGCTGTGGCGGCATCTCGGCCACGCGGCGTCGATCGCGTACGAACCCTGGCCAGCCTGGGACGAGGCCCTCGCGGTCGACGACGTGATCGAGCTCCCCGTCCAGGTGAACGGTAAGGTGCGCGGGCGCGTCCACCTCGCCCGCGACGCCTCGGAGGCGGACGCGCGCGCGGCGGCGCTGGCCGCGGACGGAATCGAGGCGCGCCTGGCCGGGCAGGCGGTCCGGAAGTTCGTCTACGTGCCGGGGCAGGTCGTGAATTTCGTGGTCGCCTGA
- a CDS encoding vitamin K epoxide reductase family protein — MRRKSQLLVAILALAAAGMATATYDFIARALGVPLFCPFAGDGCDIVQSSPYAVLFGVPLAFLGILAFGAYVVLAGLALRSGSVARRVLGAMLVLNVLEVGFMAYFGYVQVALIHAICSLCAFAAALNVAIGVLTVCALRDRVIKPAHSAS; from the coding sequence ATGCGTCGCAAGTCGCAACTCCTGGTGGCGATTCTCGCGTTGGCGGCGGCTGGTATGGCGACGGCGACCTACGATTTCATCGCCCGCGCCCTGGGCGTCCCGCTCTTCTGCCCATTCGCCGGGGACGGCTGCGACATCGTCCAGAGCAGCCCTTATGCCGTGCTGTTCGGCGTGCCCCTGGCGTTCCTGGGCATTCTGGCCTTCGGCGCCTACGTGGTTCTGGCGGGGCTCGCCCTGCGCTCCGGGTCGGTTGCCCGGAGGGTCCTAGGCGCGATGCTCGTCCTCAATGTCCTGGAAGTCGGCTTCATGGCCTACTTCGGCTACGTGCAGGTCGCCCTAATCCATGCCATCTGTTCACTCTGCGCGTTCGCCGCGGCGCTCAACGTCGCGATCGGAGTCCTGACTGTCTGCGCCCTGCGCGATCGTGTGATCAAACCGGCGCACAGCGCAAGCTAG